The genome window GTGGCAGTGCTGGCCCTCAAGAGCGGAAATGCGGTGATTCTGCGCGGGGGGCGCGAGACGGTTCGCAGCAACGCGGTGCTGGTCGATGTGATCGGAAGCGCCATCGCCGCGCACGGCATTCCCGCTGCGTCGGTGCAGGTGATTGCCGATCCCGACCGGGCACGCATGCTCGAACTGCTGAAACTCGACGATCTGGTCGATGCCATCATTCCGCGTGGCGGAGCGGGCCTGCACCGCTACTGCGTCGAGAATGCCACCGTGCCGGTCATCGTGGGGGGCGTGGGCGTGGTGCAGATGTACGTGGATGCCAGCTACGTGCAGGATGAAGAGGGCGTGCAGAGTGCCGCCGAGATCGTCTTCAATTCAAAGGTGCAGCGCCCGAGCGCCTGCAACGCGCTCGATACGTTGCTGATCACGCCCGCTTCGGTGCATGCCCTGCCCGGCATCGTGCGCCCTCTGCTGGCGGCAGGTGTGGACGTGCGGGCCGACCCCGCCAGCCTGGAGGTGCTGCACTCGGCGGGCATCGAAGCCCTGCCAGCGGCTGAGGCCGACTACGGTACCGAGTTCCTGGCGCTGATTCTGAGCGTGAAGACGGTGGCGGGCCTGGATGAAGCGGTGGACTACATTGCCCAGCACGGCGGCCACACCGACGCCATCCTGACGCGCAACGACGCCCAGGCGCAGATGTTCGTGCAGAACGTGGACAGCGCCGCCGTGATCGTGAACGCCAGCACCCGCTTCAACGACGGAGCGCAACTGGGGCTGGGTGCAGAGGTGGCGGTCAGTACCCAGAAACTGCACGCACGCGGCCCGATGGCCCTTCAGGAACTGACGACGACCAAATGGGTGGTGCTGGGAACGGGGCAGATCAGGAGCTAATAGTCAGGAACTGGAAACAGTACCGGTGTTCACGCCAGCAGCCAGCGTGCTGAAACAGGCGCACGGGCTGTGTTCCTGCTTTAGCCAGCCACGAAGCGCAGCACGCCTTCGCGTCCCTGCTGCGCTTCCAGCGTGGGCACAATCGTACTTTCCGAGATGCGGGCGGCCCAGCGCACATCGTCGCCCAGGCCCAGGCGTTCCAGATACACGCCGTGGCTGCTGCTGCTCAGGGCTTCCAGCGGGTTGCCCAGATTGCGCCGCAGCGTCAGGGCGATGCGTGCGCCGTCGTCGATGGTGAATTCGCCCATTGCCAGCAGGTATTCGGCCAGCACTCCGGCGGCGTACACGTCTTCCAGGCTCACGCGCTCGTCGGTTCCGGCACACACGATGGCGATCTCCTCGACGGCGAGGGCGCGGGCGCGGCGGGCGGCGGCGTGGGCATTGACCAGCGAGGCCAGCAGCACATGTTTCCCGCTCGTGGCGGCGATATGGGCCGCTCCGGTGCCGTTGGTGGTGTTCATTACCACTTCGCGCTGCGTGAAGTTCTGCCCCGCCGCCTCGACCGGGCTGTTTCCGAAGTCGAAGCCCGGAATCGGCAGGCCACCGCGCTCGCCGCCCAGCAGATAGCGCTCATTGCGAACCGTGTCGCCCTCGGCGTTCGTGGTGTCGCGCAGGGCAAGAGCCACATCCGGACTGCGTGTGAGTAGCAGGGCGCTGGCTCCGCGCTCCAGGTACGCGACGGCGGTGGTGGTGGCCCGCAGAATATCGACCACCAGCACGGTATCGGAGTACCCGCCGTGCGGCAGCAGATCGACGCGCAGCTTCATGACAGCGACGCCCGCAGCCGCGCCAGACCTGCCCGGCCCCCGTCTGCCCCGAACACGCTGCTGCCCGCCACCAGCGCCGTTGCTCCGGCTTCGGCAAGCTGCCGGGCGTTGTCTGCCGTTACGCCGCCGTCCACCTCCAGCACGGCGTCGCTGCCCGCTTCATCCAGCCAGCGGCGCACCGTCTGCACGCGCTCATACGTCTGCGGCAGGAACGATTGCCCGCCAAAGCCCGGATTCACACTCATGATCAGAATCAGATCGACGCTGCCGATGAGGGGGCGCAGCGTCTCCAGTGAGGTGCCGGGATTGAGCACCACGCCCGCCCGCCTGCCGAGTTCGCGGATGGTCTGCACGCAGCGGTGGACGTGCGGAGTGGCCTCGACATGCACCGTGATGCTGTCGGCCCCGGCGCTGGCAAAGTCCTTCAGGTAGCGCTCGGGGCGTTCGATCATCAGGTGAACGTCGAGAATCTGGCCTGTTCCGAGGGTGTCACGGGTCCGCCGCGCCGCCTCCAGAATCGGAAACCCGAAGCTGATATTCGGGACGAACAGCCCGTCCATCACATCGACATGCAGGTACTCGGCGTCCTGAATGCTCTCGATCTCCTGACCGAGCCGGGTGAAGTCGCTGGCGAGGATGCTGGGGGCGAGCAGGACAGGTAGAGGCGGCACAGTGCAGTCATTCTAACATTCTTCATAATGCGGCTGCACCGTGTGGCCGGTGGCGTGTCGAAACGTCCCGCAGAACCCGATCAGCTCAAGAGAGCTTGGCTGTTCCTACAGGCCACACACCACGGGCCACACGCTAGACTGCTTCAAGTGACTGCGGTTCCCTCCAACAATCAGCCCTCGCTCAGCAAGCTCCTGCCCCAGGCTCCGGCAGGGCTGCTGCTGCTCCTGCCCCAGGTCGCCCGTATGGCTCTGTTCGCGGCCTACCAGGGGCCGTGCGTGCTGCTGACCACCCCCGACCGCCTCGATACCTACCGCACGGCGGGCATGCTGGGCGCTCCGGTCAGCATCAACCCCGGCCTGAAGGAGTGGGGCAGCAGGCGCGAGCACGTGATTCTGGACGTAAACACCGCGCTCGACCTGTTCCCGGCCCGCCCGGAAGACCACGCTCTGAGCCTCAAGGTGGGCAGCAGCTATCCGCGTGCCGAGCTGATCGAGCGCCTTGAGCGGCTGGGCTACGACCCGCTTCAGGACGGGGAAGAGGGGGAGGTGGGCTACCGACTGCGCGGCGACACGCTCGAACTGCATCTGAAGGAGGCGGGCGAGGCGCTGCACATCCGCGCCGAATTCTTTGGAGACGAACTCGACACCCTGCGCCGCGTGGAAACGGGAAACGTGCTGGTCAAGCTGCCAGAGTTCACGCTGGAGCCTGCCGACGGCTATCTGAGCGACACCAAATGGGACGCGACCCGGCTGGAACTGTTGCCGGGGCGGGTCTTTCTCGATTCGCCGGAGTTTTTCGCCAGCGCCCTGAATATTCTGATCGAGTCGCTGTGGGCGCAGCTTCGGCGGCGGCTGGAAGCGGGCGGCCAGATCACCAGTTTTGGGCGTTCGCCGCTGGAACTGCCGGAAGCACAGACCGATCTGAAGACGCTTTCGTTTTACCGCGCCCGCCTCAGCGACCTGGAACGCGATATCCGCGAGTGGCGGGAGGCCGATTACCGCGTGATGCTGCTGGTGCGGCACGAGCGCACCGCGAAATACCTGTCGGAAAAGCTGCTGGGCGAGGGCACCGACATTCCCTGGCTGAAGCTGCCGCGCCTGGAACCGGGCGGCCTGGGGTTCCTGAAGGCGGGCGGCGAGGGCGGCTTCGCGCTGGAGCAGGAACGCGTGGTGGTGCTGACCGAAGACCTGATCTACGGGTTTCAGGGCGGCAGTGCGCTGCGCGGCAAAAAGCTGACCGGGCGGCCCGTCACCGACGCGCTGGGGCTGGCGGTGGGCGACTTCCTGATTCACCCGGAACACGGTGTGGGCGAGTTCGAGGGTCTGGAAACCCGCACGGTGCTGGGCGTGTCGCGCGATTACCTGAGCATCCATTACCGGGGAGGTGCGCGGCTGTATCTGCCCATCGAGCAGTTGCCGGTGCTGCGCCGTCATCCCGGCACCACCGACGACCCGCCCGCCCTGAGCAGCCTCGACAAAAAAGACTGGGCCAGGGCCAAGGAACGCGCCCGCAAGAATGCCGAGGAGGTCGCCGGGCGGCTGCTGGTGCAGTACGCGGCGCGGCAGGTCACGCCCGGCATCGCGTACCCGCCCAATCCTGAATGGGACGAACAGATCGAGCACAATTTCGCCTTCGAACTGACCAAAGACCAGAAGACCGCGCTGAAAGAAACCTTCGCCGATCTGGAAAAGCCGCACCCGATGGATCGCCTCGTCAGCGGCGACGTGGGCTTCGGCAAGACCGAAGTGGCGCTGCGGGCGGCGCATAGGGTGGTGGGGCAGGGGCGGCAGGTGGCCGTTCTCGTGCCGACCACGCTGCTGGCCGAGCAGCACGCCAGCACCTTCATGGAGCGCTTCAAGAA of Deinococcus ruber contains these proteins:
- the rpe gene encoding ribulose-phosphate 3-epimerase, with amino-acid sequence MPPLPVLLAPSILASDFTRLGQEIESIQDAEYLHVDVMDGLFVPNISFGFPILEAARRTRDTLGTGQILDVHLMIERPERYLKDFASAGADSITVHVEATPHVHRCVQTIRELGRRAGVVLNPGTSLETLRPLIGSVDLILIMSVNPGFGGQSFLPQTYERVQTVRRWLDEAGSDAVLEVDGGVTADNARQLAEAGATALVAGSSVFGADGGRAGLARLRASLS
- a CDS encoding DEAD/DEAH box helicase, whose translation is MTAVPSNNQPSLSKLLPQAPAGLLLLLPQVARMALFAAYQGPCVLLTTPDRLDTYRTAGMLGAPVSINPGLKEWGSRREHVILDVNTALDLFPARPEDHALSLKVGSSYPRAELIERLERLGYDPLQDGEEGEVGYRLRGDTLELHLKEAGEALHIRAEFFGDELDTLRRVETGNVLVKLPEFTLEPADGYLSDTKWDATRLELLPGRVFLDSPEFFASALNILIESLWAQLRRRLEAGGQITSFGRSPLELPEAQTDLKTLSFYRARLSDLERDIREWREADYRVMLLVRHERTAKYLSEKLLGEGTDIPWLKLPRLEPGGLGFLKAGGEGGFALEQERVVVLTEDLIYGFQGGSALRGKKLTGRPVTDALGLAVGDFLIHPEHGVGEFEGLETRTVLGVSRDYLSIHYRGGARLYLPIEQLPVLRRHPGTTDDPPALSSLDKKDWARAKERARKNAEEVAGRLLVQYAARQVTPGIAYPPNPEWDEQIEHNFAFELTKDQKTALKETFADLEKPHPMDRLVSGDVGFGKTEVALRAAHRVVGQGRQVAVLVPTTLLAEQHASTFMERFKNLPVRVEGLSRFTSDKQARTILAELAAGKVDIIIGTHRLLSDDVKFGNLGLMIVDEEHRFGVGQKEKLRSLSGLPEMKEGKLDVPEGVVAVDVLSLSATPIPRTLYMSMVGLRDMSSIQSPPKGRRPIQTILAPFDPLTVRSAIVSEIERGGKVFYIHDRIASIGARSLYLRNLVPEARIGVAHGRMNEDELEEIMLGFEEGAFDVLISTTIVETGLDIPEANTILIERSDRLGLAQLYQLRGRVGRRSLDAYAYLFYPPRMTENAARRLWAIADLQDLGSGHLLAEKDMEIRGVGNILGEEQHGHVQAVSIEVYTELLAEAVAKLKGEPLTAPPTVSIDLPVNARLTPEYFALGNGMDGKSGEEERIATYGRLSEARTLQAISRVERDLRKKFGPPTPEVQNFIDLAKLRLTALARRVISIGETMTDLQITFSYKGLDYDAASLRRFPHKTEVATFPPSVKVEKRGLKPDDYVRILIDVLGYFG
- a CDS encoding glutamate-5-semialdehyde dehydrogenase, which codes for MTANHTLSMPSQTLSVREMAVAARRAGRTLGVLPTEQKNAALLEVAASLRQRSAEILSANAEDVAAARASGLGAALLDRLTLTPARLEGIAADVEHVVTLPDPVGQMLDRAERPNGLQVMKRRVPLGVLGVIYEARPNVTVDVAVLALKSGNAVILRGGRETVRSNAVLVDVIGSAIAAHGIPAASVQVIADPDRARMLELLKLDDLVDAIIPRGGAGLHRYCVENATVPVIVGGVGVVQMYVDASYVQDEEGVQSAAEIVFNSKVQRPSACNALDTLLITPASVHALPGIVRPLLAAGVDVRADPASLEVLHSAGIEALPAAEADYGTEFLALILSVKTVAGLDEAVDYIAQHGGHTDAILTRNDAQAQMFVQNVDSAAVIVNASTRFNDGAQLGLGAEVAVSTQKLHARGPMALQELTTTKWVVLGTGQIRS
- a CDS encoding 2-phosphosulfolactate phosphatase encodes the protein MKLRVDLLPHGGYSDTVLVVDILRATTTAVAYLERGASALLLTRSPDVALALRDTTNAEGDTVRNERYLLGGERGGLPIPGFDFGNSPVEAAGQNFTQREVVMNTTNGTGAAHIAATSGKHVLLASLVNAHAAARRARALAVEEIAIVCAGTDERVSLEDVYAAGVLAEYLLAMGEFTIDDGARIALTLRRNLGNPLEALSSSSHGVYLERLGLGDDVRWAARISESTIVPTLEAQQGREGVLRFVAG